The proteins below are encoded in one region of Aeromonas jandaei:
- a CDS encoding TraR/DksA C4-type zinc finger protein → MSRLDDELERLADISEQQLAARIHAARISGTGPHYCIDCDDPIPQERREAIRGCERCADCQTIHEFQTARQFGGKR, encoded by the coding sequence ATGAGCCGCCTCGACGACGAACTTGAACGACTGGCAGACATCAGCGAGCAGCAGCTTGCGGCCCGCATCCACGCCGCCCGCATCAGCGGCACCGGCCCCCACTACTGCATCGACTGCGACGACCCGATCCCGCAAGAGCGCAGAGAAGCGATCCGGGGCTGCGAACGCTGCGCCGACTGCCAGACCATCCACGAATTCCAAACCGCACGCCAATTTGGCGGCAAACGATAA
- a CDS encoding tail protein X → MQLRAQQGETLDLIINRHYGYTAGITEQVLTINPGLAELGPILPMGTLITLPDTPTQAAAPLIQLWD, encoded by the coding sequence ATGCAGCTACGCGCCCAACAGGGGGAAACCCTCGACCTCATCATCAACCGGCACTACGGCTACACCGCGGGCATCACCGAACAGGTGCTGACCATAAATCCGGGGCTGGCAGAACTGGGGCCCATCCTGCCGATGGGCACTCTTATCACCCTGCCGGATACCCCGACCCAAGCCGCCGCGCCACTGATCCAGCTATGGGACTAA
- a CDS encoding head completion/stabilization protein: MTSGFIPTNPANKDEGEIASATFWPVIKLADVRAIMRTDGTVTTERLRHAVIDAIAAVNSDLSGWAINRQGEGHAELADVPSQTIAGESVLVHWYRRAVYSMARANLYERYLDSSATAEAVKDAEPRNLTADDLYRDARFAIRDILGETHTTVELI; encoded by the coding sequence ATGACATCAGGATTCATCCCCACCAATCCGGCCAACAAAGACGAAGGCGAAATCGCCAGCGCCACATTCTGGCCGGTCATCAAACTGGCAGACGTGCGCGCCATCATGCGCACCGATGGCACCGTCACCACCGAACGGCTGCGCCATGCCGTGATTGACGCCATCGCAGCAGTCAACAGCGATCTGAGCGGCTGGGCAATCAACCGCCAGGGGGAAGGTCATGCCGAGCTGGCCGACGTGCCATCACAGACTATCGCCGGTGAATCCGTGCTGGTTCACTGGTATCGCCGCGCCGTCTACAGCATGGCCCGCGCCAACCTCTACGAGCGCTATCTGGACAGCTCGGCCACCGCCGAAGCGGTCAAAGATGCCGAACCGCGCAACCTCACCGCCGACGACCTCTACCGCGATGCCCGCTTTGCCATCCGCGACATCCTCGGCGAAACCCACACCACGGTCGAACTCATCTGA
- a CDS encoding phage major capsid protein, P2 family, with the protein MRNETRVKFNEYTGQLAKLNAITSAMVQFNVQPSVQQTLETKMQESVKFLEMIQVIPVQEMKGEKVGIGIGSTIAGRTDTSTEAREPNDPSALYPSGYECAKTNYDTSLGYNKLDIWAKFPDFQTRIRDAILTRQGLDRIMIGWHGTSVAPKTNRVANPMLQDVNIGWLQHIRVDAPAKVMDEGVEGSGKIYVDDTKGDYKNLDAVVFDAVNELIAPWYQEDTDLVVVLGRKLLADKYFPIINDASDNQNKLAGQVLVSQKQIGGLKAVRVPFFPDNAMLVTKLENLSIYWQEGARRRHVKDEPERDRVVNYESSNDAYVVEDYDCVALIENIVMGPKPASGS; encoded by the coding sequence ATGCGTAACGAAACCCGCGTGAAGTTCAACGAATACACCGGTCAGCTGGCCAAGCTCAACGCCATCACCAGCGCCATGGTGCAATTCAACGTGCAACCGAGCGTCCAGCAAACGCTGGAAACCAAAATGCAGGAGTCGGTGAAATTCTTGGAAATGATCCAGGTAATCCCGGTTCAGGAAATGAAGGGGGAGAAAGTAGGTATCGGTATCGGCAGCACCATCGCTGGTCGCACCGATACCAGCACCGAAGCTCGAGAGCCCAATGATCCGAGCGCCCTCTACCCATCTGGCTACGAGTGTGCCAAGACCAACTACGACACCAGTTTGGGTTACAACAAACTGGATATCTGGGCCAAGTTCCCCGACTTCCAGACCCGTATCCGCGACGCCATTCTCACCCGCCAAGGGCTGGATCGCATCATGATCGGCTGGCACGGCACCAGCGTGGCGCCAAAAACCAACCGCGTCGCCAACCCCATGCTGCAAGACGTCAATATCGGCTGGCTGCAGCACATTCGTGTGGATGCTCCGGCCAAAGTGATGGATGAAGGGGTTGAAGGCTCAGGCAAGATCTACGTGGATGACACCAAAGGCGACTACAAGAACCTCGACGCCGTGGTGTTCGATGCCGTCAACGAGCTGATCGCCCCCTGGTATCAGGAAGACACCGATCTGGTGGTAGTACTTGGCCGTAAACTGCTGGCAGACAAGTATTTCCCCATCATCAACGACGCCAGCGACAACCAGAACAAACTGGCTGGGCAGGTACTGGTGAGCCAGAAGCAGATCGGCGGTCTCAAGGCCGTGCGCGTCCCCTTCTTCCCCGACAACGCCATGCTGGTCACCAAGCTGGAAAACCTCTCCATCTACTGGCAGGAAGGCGCCCGCCGTCGTCATGTCAAAGACGAGCCAGAGCGTGACCGCGTCGTCAACTACGAAAGCTCCAACGATGCCTACGTAGTCGAAGACTACGACTGTGTCGCCCTGATCGAAAACATCGTCATGGGGCCGAAACCGGCATCTGGCAGTTAA
- a CDS encoding GPO family capsid scaffolding protein, translated as MPKSKFFRVAVEGGTTDGRTITREWIEQMAKRYNQSTYGARVNMEHIRGYDPSGQFKMYGDITAAKTEEVDMEGEKRLALLVQIDPTPELVELNKKRQKVYTSVEIHPNLNEKGAYLMGLAVTDSPASLGTEMLQFCSKAKVNPLAERKQHKECLFTEALETVIEFEDDSDKGTSLAERIGALFSSHKKQSTADFSDVHQAVEAVAKEVTTISTDLQKQFKEQAATITELTSKLEGTEKALADLKTSLERQEDFSHKRDPATGGDGTTTVSTDC; from the coding sequence ATGCCTAAGTCCAAATTTTTCCGCGTCGCCGTCGAAGGGGGCACGACCGACGGGCGCACCATCACCCGTGAATGGATTGAACAGATGGCCAAGCGCTACAACCAGTCCACCTATGGCGCGCGGGTAAACATGGAACACATCCGTGGCTATGACCCGAGCGGTCAGTTCAAGATGTACGGCGACATCACCGCAGCCAAGACCGAAGAAGTCGATATGGAAGGTGAAAAGCGTCTGGCCCTGCTTGTGCAAATCGACCCGACCCCCGAACTGGTCGAGCTGAACAAGAAGCGCCAGAAGGTTTACACCTCCGTCGAAATCCACCCCAACCTGAACGAAAAAGGCGCCTACCTCATGGGGCTGGCCGTCACCGACAGTCCGGCCAGCCTCGGCACCGAAATGCTCCAGTTCTGCAGCAAAGCGAAGGTCAACCCGCTGGCCGAACGCAAGCAGCACAAGGAGTGCCTGTTCACCGAAGCGCTGGAAACCGTCATCGAATTCGAAGACGACAGCGACAAGGGAACCAGCCTTGCAGAACGCATCGGAGCCTTGTTCAGCAGCCACAAAAAGCAATCGACAGCCGATTTCAGCGACGTCCATCAGGCCGTCGAAGCCGTGGCCAAAGAAGTCACCACCATCAGCACCGACCTGCAAAAGCAGTTCAAAGAGCAGGCCGCCACCATCACCGAACTGACCAGCAAGCTGGAAGGCACAGAGAAAGCGCTGGCCGACCTGAAAACCTCGCTGGAACGCCAGGAAGATTTCAGCCACAAGCGCGATCCCGCCACCGGTGGCGATGGCACCACCACCGTATCCACCGATTGCTAA
- a CDS encoding terminase ATPase subunit family protein — protein sequence MTTAPLLFPHIEPRRQAMHLFFQGYPLRAIAELLQTPEGTVSTWKKRDGWDDIKPIDRVDFALEARLCQLIAKEMKTGGDFKEIDLLGRQLERVARVNRYSNGGNEADLNPKVANRNKGPKKAPERNVVEPEQQERLIERFDSTMFGYQRVWYQAGLEYRIRDLLKSRQIGATYFFAFEAFIDALVTGRNQIFLSASKAQAHVFKQYIIQFAKEEGVELKGDPIVLPNGAHLYFLGTNARTAQSYHGNIYMDEYFWIHGFLEFRKVASGMAMHKKWRQTYISTPSSLSHPAYSFWSGANFNRGKAKADRVEIDLSHANLASGKLCADGQWRQIVTVEDAVRGGCDLFDLDQLRGEYSEEEYRNLLMCEFMDDTASVFPLATLQRCMVDSWEVWDDYKPHALRPLGNRAVWIGYDPAKGGQGDSAGCAVLAPPSVPGGKFRVLERHRWQGMDFDAQARAIRAMCDRYNVTYIGIDTTGIGEGVYQLVKQFYPAAHSIQYNPSVKIQMVMKAQDVMNKGRLEFDCGMTDLAQAFMSIRRAVTAGGKLPTFEASRSEEVSHADIAWATMQALLHEPLAGANGTNTSMMEIFS from the coding sequence ATGACTACAGCACCCTTACTTTTCCCCCATATCGAACCCAGACGGCAGGCCATGCACCTGTTCTTTCAGGGCTACCCGCTCCGCGCCATTGCTGAATTGCTGCAGACGCCGGAGGGGACAGTTTCGACCTGGAAGAAGCGCGACGGCTGGGATGACATCAAACCGATTGACCGGGTCGATTTCGCGCTGGAGGCGCGGTTGTGCCAGCTGATCGCCAAGGAGATGAAAACCGGTGGCGATTTCAAGGAGATTGACCTGCTTGGCCGCCAGCTGGAGCGGGTCGCCCGGGTCAACAGGTATAGCAACGGCGGCAATGAAGCCGACCTCAACCCGAAGGTGGCGAACCGCAACAAGGGGCCGAAGAAGGCGCCCGAGCGGAATGTGGTGGAGCCCGAGCAGCAAGAGCGGCTTATCGAGCGGTTTGATTCGACGATGTTTGGTTATCAACGGGTCTGGTATCAGGCTGGCCTTGAGTACCGGATCCGTGACTTGCTCAAGTCGCGCCAGATCGGGGCGACTTACTTCTTTGCCTTCGAGGCGTTCATCGATGCGCTGGTTACTGGCCGCAATCAGATTTTCTTGTCAGCCAGTAAGGCGCAGGCCCATGTGTTCAAGCAGTACATCATCCAGTTTGCCAAGGAGGAGGGGGTCGAGCTGAAAGGCGACCCGATAGTGTTGCCGAACGGTGCGCACCTTTACTTTCTCGGCACCAACGCCCGCACGGCGCAGAGTTACCACGGCAACATCTACATGGATGAGTATTTTTGGATCCATGGTTTTCTGGAGTTCCGCAAGGTTGCCTCCGGTATGGCGATGCACAAGAAGTGGCGCCAGACCTACATTTCTACCCCTTCCAGCCTGTCACATCCCGCTTATTCGTTCTGGTCTGGTGCCAACTTCAACCGAGGCAAGGCGAAGGCCGATCGGGTCGAGATTGACCTGAGCCACGCCAATCTGGCCAGCGGCAAGCTGTGCGCCGATGGCCAGTGGCGGCAGATCGTCACGGTTGAGGATGCGGTTCGCGGTGGTTGTGACCTGTTCGACCTTGACCAGCTGCGCGGCGAGTATTCCGAGGAGGAGTACCGCAATCTGCTGATGTGCGAGTTTATGGATGACACGGCCAGCGTGTTCCCGCTCGCAACGCTGCAACGGTGCATGGTTGACAGCTGGGAGGTGTGGGATGACTACAAGCCCCACGCGCTGCGGCCGCTCGGCAATCGTGCGGTGTGGATCGGTTATGACCCGGCGAAGGGCGGGCAGGGTGATAGCGCAGGCTGTGCCGTGCTGGCGCCGCCCTCTGTGCCTGGCGGCAAGTTCAGGGTGCTGGAGCGCCACCGCTGGCAGGGGATGGACTTTGATGCGCAGGCTCGGGCCATTCGCGCCATGTGCGATCGCTACAACGTGACCTATATCGGCATCGACACGACGGGGATCGGGGAGGGGGTTTATCAGCTGGTGAAGCAGTTCTATCCGGCGGCTCACTCCATCCAGTACAACCCGAGCGTGAAGATTCAGATGGTGATGAAGGCGCAGGATGTGATGAACAAGGGGCGGCTGGAGTTTGACTGTGGGATGACTGACCTGGCGCAGGCGTTTATGAGCATTCGCCGGGCGGTTACCGCAGGCGGAAAGTTGCCGACCTTTGAGGCGAGCCGTTCCGAAGAGGTCAGCCACGCCGACATCGCATGGGCAACCATGCAAGCCCTGTTACATGAGCCGTTGGCAGGTGCCAACGGTACCAATACCAGCATGATGGAGATTTTTTCATGA
- a CDS encoding phage portal protein, producing the protein MTKRRNPRKTPPVTATQAPAADAIEAFSFGEPVPVLSQREVFDYLEAMHNGRWYEPPLSLQGLARVYRAGVHHASAIQVKRNILRSCFVPHPKLSLTAFTGLVNDYLIFGNCYPHAVLNRLGGVLRYDHLRAKYVRRGLDLDAYWWIAQPGKEQQMPIGSVGHVMESDINQEIYGIPDYVGGLNSTLLNESATLFRRKYYENGSHAGFIMHITDAVQNEDDIKKLKEALRQSKGPGNFRNLLLYTPGGNKDGVKLIPVAEVAAKDDFLSIKNVSRDDQLATHRVPPQLMGVMPNNTGGFGDVTKAAQVFDVNEVDSLKASLLQINDWAGEEVIRFNPYKLAVGETASHSDRLI; encoded by the coding sequence ATGACAAAGCGCCGCAATCCGCGCAAGACCCCGCCGGTTACGGCGACCCAAGCGCCCGCCGCTGATGCGATCGAGGCGTTTTCCTTTGGCGAGCCGGTGCCGGTGCTGAGTCAGCGGGAGGTGTTCGATTACCTGGAGGCGATGCACAACGGCCGCTGGTATGAGCCGCCCCTGAGTTTGCAGGGGCTGGCGCGGGTTTATCGTGCCGGGGTGCATCATGCCTCGGCCATTCAGGTGAAGCGCAACATTCTGCGCTCTTGCTTTGTGCCCCATCCCAAACTGAGCCTGACGGCGTTCACCGGTCTGGTGAATGACTATCTGATCTTCGGCAATTGCTACCCCCACGCTGTGCTGAACCGGCTGGGCGGTGTGCTGCGCTATGACCATCTGCGGGCCAAGTATGTGCGCCGCGGGCTGGATCTCGATGCCTATTGGTGGATTGCGCAGCCCGGGAAGGAGCAGCAGATGCCGATCGGTTCAGTCGGCCATGTTATGGAGAGCGACATCAACCAGGAGATTTATGGCATCCCCGATTATGTCGGCGGTCTGAATTCGACGCTGCTGAATGAGTCGGCCACGCTGTTCCGCCGCAAGTATTACGAGAACGGCAGCCATGCCGGGTTCATCATGCACATCACCGACGCTGTGCAGAACGAGGACGACATCAAGAAGCTGAAAGAGGCGCTGCGCCAGAGTAAGGGCCCCGGCAACTTCCGCAACCTGTTGCTCTACACCCCCGGCGGCAACAAAGACGGGGTGAAGCTGATCCCTGTGGCCGAGGTGGCGGCCAAGGATGACTTCTTGAGCATCAAGAACGTGAGCCGCGACGACCAGCTGGCGACCCATCGGGTGCCGCCCCAGCTGATGGGGGTTATGCCGAACAACACCGGCGGTTTCGGTGATGTGACCAAGGCCGCCCAAGTGTTCGATGTGAACGAGGTGGACAGCCTCAAGGCCAGCCTGCTGCAGATCAACGACTGGGCAGGGGAGGAGGTGATCCGGTTTAACCCGTACAAGCTGGCTGTCGGTGAGACGGCCAGCCATAGCGACCGGCTTATCTGA
- a CDS encoding helix-turn-helix domain-containing protein — protein MKRNRTLPVAARQYLLDAKAQLRSVLKGAGLSYKDAARLISVNPSTISRWLDDDAPGFIDLEDAVLLCMHLGISVQQMIPAAGWALASQATHDQRAVFLTMSDAEIDWLLSVWSGAIKVYR, from the coding sequence ATGAAACGGAATAGAACCTTGCCTGTGGCCGCTCGGCAGTACCTGCTCGACGCCAAGGCGCAACTACGCTCTGTGCTGAAAGGCGCAGGCTTGTCATACAAGGATGCTGCCCGGCTGATTAGTGTTAACCCCAGCACCATCAGCCGCTGGCTGGATGACGACGCGCCCGGCTTCATCGACCTGGAGGATGCCGTTCTGCTTTGCATGCACCTTGGCATCAGTGTGCAGCAGATGATCCCGGCTGCTGGTTGGGCGCTGGCCAGCCAGGCCACCCATGATCAGCGCGCAGTGTTCCTGACGATGAGCGATGCCGAGATCGATTGGTTGCTGTCTGTCTGGTCTGGCGCGATCAAGGTTTATCGCTGA
- a CDS encoding DUF3283 family protein, whose amino-acid sequence MSFNLCNLPPADKALIEVDKAAAYAVWKERNGHLATAELDSSAFKGHELEVFTKALAKYRAR is encoded by the coding sequence ATGAGTTTTAACCTGTGCAACCTGCCACCGGCAGATAAAGCGCTGATAGAGGTAGACAAGGCCGCAGCCTATGCGGTGTGGAAGGAACGCAACGGCCATCTGGCCACCGCCGAACTGGACAGCAGCGCATTCAAAGGCCATGAGCTGGAGGTGTTCACCAAGGCGCTGGCCAAGTACCGTGCAAGATAG
- a CDS encoding phage protein, whose protein sequence is MKAPKDAKARKEAQRKRDKGLGIKRVEVRLSIREREQLDALRAARAGADDPYSADEYLSTLIRRDWEKWQAQEAELKQQTCQHCGCSLPKGCGGAFKGQRECWHTQGDKALAL, encoded by the coding sequence ATGAAAGCGCCAAAGGATGCAAAAGCCCGCAAAGAGGCCCAGCGCAAGCGCGACAAGGGGCTCGGCATCAAGCGGGTGGAGGTTCGGCTCTCCATTCGCGAGCGTGAGCAACTGGATGCCCTGCGCGCGGCCAGGGCTGGCGCTGATGACCCCTACTCTGCCGACGAGTACCTCAGCACCCTGATCCGCCGCGACTGGGAGAAGTGGCAAGCGCAGGAGGCCGAGCTTAAACAACAGACCTGTCAGCACTGTGGCTGCTCGCTGCCAAAGGGATGCGGCGGCGCATTCAAGGGACAGCGAGAGTGCTGGCACACCCAGGGCGACAAGGCGCTGGCGCTGTGA
- a CDS encoding DUF3850 domain-containing protein — protein MHHELKILTVYYPRVLDGSKPFEIRFNDRNFQEGDTVTINEWDGERYTGRSVTRLITFVTDYAQQPGYVVFGMKEVPEHGGDDEPDEHVVETPCTAYFMAGWVQTHGGQVFGWMTRCYPDQMNPGEIMVDMRGRLIEGTPAQKVVVTAFNPVRNYPATPEEAS, from the coding sequence ATGCACCACGAACTGAAAATCCTGACGGTCTATTACCCTCGGGTACTGGACGGCAGCAAGCCATTCGAGATCCGCTTCAACGACCGCAACTTTCAAGAGGGTGACACTGTCACCATCAACGAGTGGGACGGCGAGCGATACACAGGCCGCAGCGTAACCCGCCTGATCACCTTCGTCACAGACTACGCCCAACAGCCGGGCTATGTGGTGTTCGGGATGAAGGAGGTGCCGGAGCATGGCGGGGATGACGAGCCTGACGAGCATGTCGTTGAGACACCATGCACAGCCTATTTTATGGCGGGATGGGTACAGACTCATGGAGGGCAGGTGTTCGGCTGGATGACAAGATGTTATCCAGACCAAATGAACCCCGGCGAAATCATGGTTGATATGCGGGGCCGCCTTATTGAAGGTACACCGGCGCAAAAGGTGGTTGTGACAGCATTCAATCCGGTGCGGAACTATCCGGCAACACCAGAGGAGGCCAGCTGA
- a CDS encoding ead/Ea22-like family protein — protein MMSGFTKEQLQELRWLAEQATEGEWEAVNDGNRFGVVRIKGSHRQIAGCTMPDDEERHFSPLEINSRYIAAAGPEVVLALLDRLDELTPLVDACKFLGKANRAENGGVTGAFRDGINMVIEEEQKLSDKEATCTTN, from the coding sequence ATGATGTCTGGATTTACAAAAGAACAGCTCCAAGAGCTGCGCTGGCTGGCAGAGCAAGCCACAGAAGGGGAATGGGAAGCTGTAAATGATGGGAACCGCTTTGGCGTGGTTCGCATAAAGGGCAGCCATCGCCAGATAGCTGGCTGCACAATGCCGGATGATGAAGAACGCCATTTCTCACCGTTAGAGATAAATAGTCGGTATATAGCGGCTGCAGGGCCGGAGGTTGTGCTGGCCCTGCTGGATCGACTTGACGAGTTAACCCCTCTGGTTGATGCCTGCAAGTTCCTTGGCAAGGCGAACCGTGCGGAGAATGGCGGGGTTACCGGAGCATTCCGAGACGGCATCAACATGGTGATTGAAGAGGAACAAAAACTCTCCGATAAGGAGGCCACATGCACCACGAACTGA
- a CDS encoding replication endonuclease: protein MKESLTNLCGIQLPPNYCTGFDAIQMGKAANQLTRVEWHVAKPLAKTYLRRYPANHKTANIWLRRMVDACAAAQSRFPIPVHHLRNDIRRELVAAEWARRCQQMLALGANERTAAELLADLGAQAQAWHFCPPLPADPRHKAENLLGRKLNEEEKAEMAPAVEKFEGAAASLLVRLLDESWWLRKINRAWAVYCELIAILTGQVRKGVSPYASAHAVREFTQRKAAQRAWMESMSAVNEELGQEIDLADAIMGSVANPEIRRHELMVRMRGFEDLAQEQGKLGLFLTLTAPSSYHAWRQGKQDKSKTYQNEGFNGSNPTKTNRLLCKQWARFRAALARDGIMAFGFRVVEPHHDGTPHWHCLLFINPEHKDTFLTLLAYHFTDAERAELKMPNGDQLDALAKMKIRNKLPRIKWLLDVNDQAVVKAINPRVNWKEIDPAKGSATGYIAKYIAKNIDGHKVGMDYEAEAPVDHTTIAVAAWASCWRIRQFQQIGGPSVSVWRELRRLGDEVIEWDCVLEAARYAADNKMWGRFVEAMGGIETPRKDHLIKLSKRLDEAANKYGEDVLRLLGVISDVGQTTAVTRTEGWQIVRKGVAVSGLGEQREHAVGERSELHSSGGSRAPRSSVNNCTEGSKTGVKGSALAKELIRMGLDESNASLLQHGCIINADGQYVRLVGERLIVTRHWPGAGDAVADQLTAEVEAELASNSTASSAALKQQARELMHSGGSITDWLADMPLAQAEEAISIFTRLLDDEEDRGNYQPTEQEQARVASMQADNQRHGAEIAKARARLGVE, encoded by the coding sequence GTGAAAGAATCCCTCACCAACCTGTGCGGCATCCAACTGCCGCCAAATTACTGCACCGGCTTTGATGCCATCCAGATGGGCAAGGCTGCCAACCAGCTGACCCGCGTCGAGTGGCACGTTGCCAAGCCGCTGGCAAAGACCTACCTGCGCCGATACCCAGCCAACCACAAGACGGCAAACATCTGGCTGCGCCGGATGGTAGATGCCTGCGCCGCCGCGCAATCACGCTTCCCGATCCCGGTGCATCACCTGCGCAACGACATCCGCCGCGAGCTGGTCGCTGCCGAGTGGGCCCGCCGATGCCAGCAGATGCTGGCCTTGGGTGCGAACGAGCGAACAGCTGCCGAGTTGCTGGCCGATCTGGGCGCGCAGGCACAGGCGTGGCACTTCTGCCCGCCCCTGCCGGCCGACCCACGCCACAAGGCGGAAAACCTGCTGGGCCGCAAGCTGAATGAAGAAGAGAAGGCCGAGATGGCCCCTGCGGTGGAGAAGTTCGAAGGGGCGGCCGCCAGCCTGCTGGTGCGCCTGCTCGATGAGTCGTGGTGGCTGCGCAAGATTAACCGTGCATGGGCAGTCTATTGCGAGCTGATCGCTATCCTCACCGGACAGGTGCGCAAGGGGGTTAGCCCCTACGCCAGCGCCCACGCGGTGCGTGAGTTCACCCAGCGCAAAGCGGCCCAGCGGGCATGGATGGAGAGCATGAGTGCCGTCAATGAGGAGCTGGGGCAGGAGATCGATCTGGCCGACGCCATCATGGGGTCAGTGGCCAACCCGGAGATCCGCCGCCATGAGCTGATGGTGCGGATGCGCGGGTTTGAGGATTTGGCGCAGGAGCAGGGCAAACTGGGGCTGTTCCTGACCCTGACCGCACCATCCAGCTATCACGCATGGCGCCAGGGCAAGCAAGACAAGAGCAAGACCTATCAGAACGAGGGATTCAACGGCAGCAACCCGACCAAGACCAATCGCCTGCTGTGCAAGCAGTGGGCCCGCTTTCGGGCTGCGCTGGCCCGCGACGGGATCATGGCCTTCGGCTTTCGGGTGGTGGAGCCGCACCACGACGGTACCCCGCACTGGCATTGCCTGCTGTTTATCAACCCAGAGCACAAAGACACCTTTTTGACCCTGCTGGCCTACCACTTCACCGATGCCGAGCGGGCAGAGCTCAAGATGCCGAACGGCGACCAGCTCGACGCACTGGCCAAGATGAAAATCCGCAACAAGCTGCCGCGCATCAAGTGGCTGCTGGATGTGAACGACCAAGCCGTGGTGAAGGCCATCAATCCGCGCGTTAACTGGAAGGAGATCGACCCAGCCAAGGGCAGCGCGACCGGGTATATCGCCAAATACATCGCCAAGAACATCGACGGCCATAAGGTCGGGATGGACTACGAAGCCGAAGCACCGGTTGACCACACCACTATCGCGGTCGCCGCCTGGGCAAGCTGCTGGCGCATCCGTCAGTTTCAGCAGATCGGCGGGCCGTCTGTATCGGTCTGGCGCGAGCTGCGCCGCCTTGGCGACGAGGTGATCGAATGGGATTGCGTGCTGGAGGCGGCCCGCTATGCCGCTGATAACAAGATGTGGGGCCGTTTTGTCGAGGCCATGGGTGGTATCGAGACACCGCGTAAAGACCATCTGATCAAGCTCTCCAAGCGTCTGGACGAAGCCGCCAACAAATACGGCGAGGATGTGTTGCGCCTGCTGGGGGTGATCTCCGACGTGGGCCAGACCACCGCCGTCACCCGCACAGAAGGCTGGCAGATAGTGCGCAAGGGGGTCGCTGTGTCGGGTTTGGGCGAGCAACGCGAGCATGCAGTTGGCGAGCGCAGCGAGTTGCACTCAAGCGGCGGCAGCCGCGCCCCTCGGAGTTCTGTCAATAACTGTACGGAAGGATCCAAAACAGGGGTTAAAGGATCCGCTCTGGCTAAAGAGCTGATTCGTATGGGTCTAGATGAGAGTAATGCCAGCCTGCTGCAGCACGGCTGCATCATCAACGCCGATGGCCAATATGTGCGACTGGTCGGCGAACGGCTGATTGTGACCCGCCACTGGCCAGGGGCAGGCGATGCCGTGGCCGACCAGCTGACCGCAGAAGTAGAGGCCGAACTGGCCAGCAACAGCACCGCCAGCAGCGCCGCGCTGAAACAGCAGGCCCGCGAGCTGATGCACTCCGGCGGCAGCATCACCGACTGGCTGGCAGATATGCCGCTGGCGCAGGCCGAAGAGGCGATCTCCATCTTCACTCGCCTGCTGGATGACGAAGAAGACCGGGGCAATTACCAGCCCACAGAACAGGAGCAGGCCCGCGTCGCGAGCATGCAAGCCGACAACCAGCGCCACGGCGCAGAGATTGCCAAGGCGCGGGCGCGCCTGGGCGTTGAGTAA
- a CDS encoding DNA methyltransferase, whose product MSSTTGNVIERELYPTPPSAVAALLNCISFRAGDHFMEPCRAEGNIFDPVPLPAKQKEWAEIRHGRDYLAWDFGRKFDVIITNPPFSLTEEFLRKSLSELAPDGTLIYLQRVNFLGSKKRVQFWAEVGFPNKTPILVPRPRFVNGGSDSCEYSWFVWDNGGRVNLPNGLSHLIAEDAA is encoded by the coding sequence ATGAGCAGCACAACCGGCAATGTCATCGAGCGCGAGCTCTACCCTACCCCGCCAAGCGCCGTTGCTGCGCTGCTGAACTGCATCAGCTTTCGCGCTGGCGATCACTTTATGGAGCCGTGCCGAGCAGAAGGGAACATCTTTGACCCTGTGCCGCTCCCTGCCAAACAGAAAGAGTGGGCCGAGATCCGCCATGGCCGTGACTACTTGGCGTGGGATTTTGGTCGCAAGTTCGACGTCATCATCACCAACCCGCCGTTTTCGCTGACCGAGGAGTTTTTGAGAAAGAGCCTGTCTGAACTCGCGCCTGATGGAACCCTGATTTATTTGCAGCGGGTGAACTTTCTGGGCAGCAAGAAGCGGGTGCAGTTCTGGGCAGAGGTCGGCTTTCCGAACAAAACCCCGATCCTGGTACCGCGCCCGCGCTTTGTGAATGGCGGGTCTGACTCCTGCGAATACAGCTGGTTTGTCTGGGATAACGGCGGCCGTGTGAACCTGCCGAACGGACTGAGCCATTTGATTGCGGAGGATGCAGCATGA